One window from the genome of Mumia sp. ZJ1417 encodes:
- a CDS encoding response regulator transcription factor, with amino-acid sequence MIRVVLADDEAMVRAGVRAILETDPAIEVVAEAADGRSAVDAVQRHRPDVALLDIRMPRMDGLAAAAEIRRTVPEAGVVMLTTFSDDAFIARALGDGASGFLLKSGDPRELLAGVHAVADGAAYLSPTVAQRVIAEIGAGAGDRMARAAEARAKVAMLTNRERDVMALVGAGLSNAEIGRRLHLVEGTVKAYLSSAFGRLGVRNRVQAAVLAYEAGLVGEDV; translated from the coding sequence GTGATCCGCGTGGTCCTCGCCGACGACGAGGCGATGGTACGGGCCGGGGTGCGGGCGATCCTGGAGACGGATCCCGCGATCGAGGTGGTCGCCGAGGCAGCGGACGGCAGAAGCGCGGTCGACGCCGTGCAGCGGCACCGGCCGGACGTCGCGCTGCTCGACATCCGGATGCCGCGCATGGACGGCCTCGCCGCCGCTGCGGAGATCCGGCGCACGGTGCCCGAGGCGGGTGTCGTGATGCTGACGACCTTTTCGGACGACGCCTTCATCGCCCGCGCTCTCGGCGACGGAGCGAGCGGGTTCTTGCTGAAGTCCGGCGATCCGCGCGAGCTCCTCGCCGGCGTCCACGCGGTCGCCGACGGCGCGGCATACCTGTCCCCGACCGTGGCGCAGCGGGTGATCGCCGAGATCGGCGCCGGTGCCGGTGACCGCATGGCGCGAGCGGCCGAGGCGCGTGCCAAGGTCGCGATGCTGACGAACCGCGAGCGGGACGTGATGGCGCTGGTCGGCGCCGGGCTCTCCAACGCCGAGATCGGCCGCCGGCTCCACCTCGTCGAAGGCACCGTGAAGGCCTACCTGAGCAGTGCCTTCGGGCGCCTCGGTGTGCGCAACCGCGTGCAGGCAGCCGTCCTCGCCTACGAGGCAGGGCTCGTCGGCGAGGACGTTTAG